The Paenibacillus uliginis N3/975 genome has a window encoding:
- a CDS encoding sugar-binding transcriptional regulator: MDNDKQRLSIEASRLYYLSDFSQQDIATRLGVSRPTVSRLLQHAKEQGYVRISIVDPLEDLDALGEQVKQRYKLDQVLVCYSPLNEYREIQKHISKKTAEYLYETVQDADIIGVTWGTTMYSVALELQQKQVRGVEVVQLKGGVSHSHVNTYAAETVNLFADAYHTIARYLPLPVIFDSIEVKKMVEEDRHIQRIIQMGKQANIAVFTVGTVQEDTLLFRLGYLSEKEQKLLQSTGAGDICSRFFDAQGNICSEVINNRTIGIELEDLRHKDKSILVAGGQQKIDAIKAALIGRYANILVIDQFTAQALLG; this comes from the coding sequence ATGGATAATGATAAACAGCGTCTAAGCATCGAAGCGTCAAGACTGTATTATTTGTCGGATTTCAGCCAACAGGATATTGCCACAAGGCTTGGCGTGTCCCGTCCAACGGTCTCCCGATTGCTTCAGCATGCCAAGGAACAGGGTTATGTCCGGATCAGCATCGTTGATCCACTTGAAGATTTGGATGCGCTCGGTGAACAGGTGAAGCAGCGTTACAAGCTGGATCAGGTACTGGTCTGTTACAGTCCGCTGAATGAATACCGGGAAATACAGAAGCATATCAGTAAAAAAACAGCCGAATACTTGTATGAAACGGTGCAGGATGCCGATATCATCGGAGTAACGTGGGGAACAACCATGTATTCCGTCGCCTTGGAGCTTCAGCAAAAGCAGGTAAGAGGTGTTGAGGTTGTACAGCTGAAGGGGGGCGTAAGCCATTCCCATGTAAATACGTATGCGGCGGAAACCGTCAATCTGTTTGCAGATGCCTATCATACGATTGCTAGGTATTTGCCGCTGCCGGTCATCTTTGACAGCATTGAGGTGAAAAAGATGGTGGAGGAAGATCGGCATATCCAGCGAATCATCCAAATGGGCAAACAGGCGAACATTGCGGTCTTTACAGTGGGCACGGTACAAGAAGATACGCTTCTGTTCCGATTGGGTTATCTTAGTGAGAAAGAGCAAAAGCTGCTGCAAAGCACGGGCGCTGGAGATATCTGTTCCCGGTTTTTTGATGCTCAAGGAAACATATGCAGCGAGGTGATTAACAACCGGACCATTGGTATCGAGCTGGAGGATCTCCGGCACAAAGACAAATCCATTCTTGTTGCGGGAGGCCAGCAGAAGATTGATGCGATAAAGGCAGCCCTCATCGGAAGATATGCTAACATTTTGGTAATTGATCAATTTACGGCACAGGCGTTATTAGGTTAA
- the deoC gene encoding deoxyribose-phosphate aldolase: MSIAGMIDHTLLKADAVKEDITKLTEEAKKYNFASVCVNPAWVAYSAEQLAGTNVKVCTVIGFPLGANTPAVKAFEAKDAIANGADEVDTVINVGALKENNDELVLNDIKAVVDAANGKALVKVIIEACLLTDEEKVRACELAVKAGADYVKTSTGFSTGGATAVDVALMRKTVGDKVGVKASGGVRSLEDMNSMIEAGASRIGASSGVKIMEGGQDTSSY, encoded by the coding sequence ATGAGTATAGCAGGAATGATAGATCATACGCTTCTGAAAGCGGATGCTGTGAAAGAGGATATTACGAAACTGACCGAAGAGGCGAAGAAATATAATTTTGCTTCCGTTTGTGTAAATCCGGCATGGGTTGCCTATTCAGCAGAACAGCTTGCAGGCACGAATGTAAAGGTTTGTACTGTAATTGGATTCCCTCTTGGAGCTAATACTCCGGCTGTTAAAGCTTTTGAAGCAAAGGATGCTATCGCAAACGGTGCTGATGAAGTAGACACGGTAATTAATGTTGGCGCGCTGAAGGAAAACAATGATGAGCTGGTATTGAATGATATCAAGGCTGTTGTTGATGCTGCTAATGGTAAAGCTTTGGTTAAGGTCATCATTGAGGCATGCCTTTTGACGGATGAAGAGAAGGTTCGCGCTTGTGAGTTGGCTGTTAAAGCAGGTGCTGATTATGTTAAAACGTCTACTGGTTTTTCCACAGGCGGAGCAACAGCAGTAGATGTAGCGCTTATGCGCAAGACGGTTGGCGATAAAGTCGGTGTGAAAGCTTCCGGCGGTGTACGCAGCCTCGAAGATATGAACAGCATGATTGAAGCCGGAGCTAGCCGAATCGGTGCAAGTTCAGGCGTGAAGATCATGGAAGGCGGACAAGATACATCATCTTATTAA
- a CDS encoding cytidine deaminase codes for MKEELIQEAIEARKQAYVPYSGFQVGAAIQTGGKVYRGCNVENASYGLTNCAERTAIFKAVSEGNRKIDAIAVVADTEGPVSPCGACRQVLAEFCDSDTKIYLTNLHGNTEEWNMSQLLPGAFQAEDMDKK; via the coding sequence ATGAAAGAAGAGTTGATTCAGGAAGCGATCGAAGCTAGGAAGCAGGCATATGTTCCTTATTCCGGGTTTCAGGTCGGTGCTGCAATCCAGACAGGCGGGAAGGTGTACCGGGGATGCAATGTTGAGAATGCATCCTACGGTCTCACCAACTGCGCGGAGCGCACCGCTATATTTAAAGCGGTATCCGAAGGGAATCGTAAGATTGATGCGATTGCCGTCGTAGCCGATACTGAAGGACCGGTATCCCCGTGCGGCGCCTGTCGTCAGGTGCTTGCCGAGTTTTGCGATAGTGACACTAAAATTTATTTAACTAATCTTCACGGGAACACGGAAGAGTGGAATATGTCCCAGCTGTTGCCAGGAGCATTCCAAGCGGAAGATATGGATAAAAAATAA
- a CDS encoding NupC/NupG family nucleoside CNT transporter — protein sequence MKYLIAILGLLVVFGMAFLISNDKRNIRYRPLAVMIVLQLILGFALLNTSIGEYMVKGIANTFEALLGYAGEGINFVFGGIANEGAGPFFLNVLLPIVFISALIGILQYIKVLPIIVKYIGIVLSKVNGMGKLESYNAVASAILGQSEVFISVKKQIALIPKHRMYTLCASAMSTVSMSIVGAYMTMIEPRYVVTALVLNLFGGFIIASIVNPYTVPKEEDILEVQEDEKQSFFEMLGEYIMDGFKVAITVAAMLLGFVALIALINGVFDAIFGISFQEMLGFVFAPFAFVMGVPWKEAVDAGSIMATKLVSNEFVAMLDLANFKDMSERTIGIVSVFLVSFANFSSIGIIAGAVKGLNEKQGNVVARFGLKLLYGATLVSVLSATIAGLFL from the coding sequence ATGAAATATTTAATCGCGATATTGGGGCTGCTTGTCGTATTCGGAATGGCGTTTCTGATTAGTAATGACAAGCGTAACATTCGTTACCGTCCACTGGCTGTCATGATTGTGCTGCAGTTAATTCTAGGATTTGCGCTGCTGAATACCAGCATCGGTGAATACATGGTCAAAGGTATTGCCAATACTTTTGAAGCTCTGCTCGGTTATGCAGGAGAAGGCATTAATTTTGTGTTCGGCGGTATAGCTAATGAAGGAGCGGGTCCGTTCTTCCTTAACGTGCTACTTCCGATCGTATTCATTTCGGCATTGATCGGTATATTGCAATACATCAAGGTTCTACCGATCATTGTGAAATATATTGGTATCGTATTGAGTAAAGTTAACGGTATGGGTAAGCTCGAATCTTATAACGCTGTGGCATCGGCGATTTTGGGACAATCGGAGGTATTTATTTCCGTTAAGAAACAGATTGCCCTTATTCCGAAACACCGGATGTACACCTTGTGTGCCTCCGCGATGTCTACAGTTTCGATGTCCATTGTCGGAGCATACATGACGATGATCGAACCGAGATATGTTGTAACCGCGCTTGTACTCAACCTGTTTGGCGGGTTCATTATTGCTTCCATCGTGAATCCTTACACCGTGCCTAAAGAAGAGGATATTCTTGAGGTACAAGAAGATGAGAAGCAGTCCTTCTTCGAGATGCTCGGCGAATACATTATGGACGGATTCAAGGTAGCCATTACGGTTGCTGCGATGCTGCTTGGTTTTGTAGCTTTGATCGCCCTGATTAACGGCGTATTCGACGCTATCTTCGGCATCTCTTTCCAGGAAATGTTGGGATTTGTGTTTGCTCCGTTTGCTTTTGTTATGGGTGTACCTTGGAAAGAAGCCGTCGATGCCGGCAGCATCATGGCTACGAAGCTCGTATCTAACGAATTTGTGGCAATGCTGGATCTGGCTAACTTTAAAGATATGTCAGAGCGTACTATCGGTATCGTCTCCGTGTTCCTCGTATCCTTCGCGAACTTCTCCTCAATCGGTATTATTGCCGGTGCGGTAAAGGGATTGAATGAGAAACAAGGGAATGTGGTTGCCCGTTTTGGATTAAAGCTGTTGTATGGCGCAACCTTGGTAAGCGTGTTGTCCGCAACCATTGCAGGATTGTTCCTGTAA
- the deoB gene encoding phosphopentomutase, which produces MEQFKRIHLIVLDSVGIGEAPDAAAFDDVGSDTLGHIAHECGGLNMPNMSALGLSNIRKIEGVPAAEKPRAYFTKMQETSNGKDTMTGHWEIMGLYIDTPFRVFPDGFPDELITRIEEKTGRKVIGNKPASGTEIIEELGEEHVKTGALIVYTSADSVLQIAAHEEVVPLKELYEICEFCREITLEDPYMLGRIIARPFVGEVGQFKRTANRHDYALKPFGRTTMNELKDAGFDVIALGKISDIYDGEGITEGIRTVSNMDGMDKLVATMDKSFNGLSFINLVDFDAVYGHRRDPKGYGQALEEYDVRLPEVFDKMTDDDLLIITADHGNDPTYKGTDHTREYVPLLIYSPRFAEGKELPLRKTFADIGATVADNFGVTKPEYGTSFLNDLK; this is translated from the coding sequence ATGGAGCAATTTAAACGGATTCACTTGATCGTATTGGACTCGGTAGGTATTGGCGAAGCACCGGATGCGGCTGCATTTGATGATGTAGGTTCCGATACGCTGGGACATATCGCCCACGAATGCGGTGGCCTGAACATGCCGAATATGTCAGCGCTTGGTCTGTCCAATATCCGTAAAATTGAAGGTGTGCCTGCAGCTGAGAAACCGCGTGCTTACTTTACCAAAATGCAGGAAACTTCCAACGGTAAAGACACCATGACTGGACACTGGGAGATCATGGGTCTTTACATTGATACGCCGTTCCGGGTGTTCCCGGACGGCTTCCCGGATGAGCTGATTACCCGCATCGAAGAAAAGACAGGCCGGAAGGTGATCGGCAATAAACCGGCCAGCGGTACGGAAATTATTGAAGAGCTCGGCGAGGAGCATGTAAAGACAGGTGCACTCATTGTGTATACCTCTGCAGATTCTGTACTACAGATTGCAGCACATGAAGAGGTTGTACCTTTGAAGGAATTGTATGAGATTTGTGAGTTCTGCCGTGAAATTACGCTGGAGGACCCTTACATGTTAGGACGCATTATCGCCCGCCCATTCGTAGGGGAGGTTGGCCAGTTTAAGCGGACGGCCAACCGTCATGATTACGCGCTTAAGCCATTTGGACGTACAACGATGAATGAACTGAAAGACGCTGGATTTGATGTAATTGCACTTGGGAAAATCTCCGATATTTATGATGGAGAAGGAATTACCGAGGGCATCAGAACCGTCTCTAACATGGACGGCATGGACAAACTGGTGGCCACCATGGATAAATCTTTTAACGGTCTAAGCTTCATAAACCTTGTCGACTTCGATGCTGTCTACGGACATCGCCGCGATCCGAAAGGTTACGGTCAGGCTCTGGAAGAATATGATGTACGTCTGCCTGAGGTGTTCGACAAAATGACGGATGATGATCTGTTGATTATCACAGCGGATCATGGTAATGATCCTACTTATAAAGGAACGGACCATACTCGTGAATATGTGCCGCTGCTCATATATTCCCCACGCTTTGCTGAAGGGAAGGAACTGCCACTCCGTAAGACGTTTGCGGATATCGGAGCTACTGTAGCCGACAACTTTGGTGTAACAAAACCTGAGTATGGTACGAGCTTTTTAAATGATCTCAAATAA
- the deoD gene encoding purine-nucleoside phosphorylase gives MSTHIGAKPGDIAESILLPGDPLRAKFIAETYLEDVTCYNEVRGMLGFTGTYKGKRVSVQGSGMGVPSIGIYVNELISEYGVKNLFRVGTCGAMQQNVRVRDVILAQAACTDSGMNRHHFQGYDFSPIASFPLLKAAYERGVEKGLNMHVGNVFTSDVFYREDKSAVQKLMDHGVLGVEMETTALYTIAARKGVNALTILTVSDHLLTGEETTSEERQTTFNDMMEVALDTAISL, from the coding sequence ATGAGTACACATATTGGAGCGAAACCGGGAGATATTGCTGAATCCATATTGCTGCCTGGGGATCCGCTACGGGCGAAATTCATTGCTGAGACCTATTTGGAGGACGTTACCTGCTACAACGAAGTTCGCGGTATGCTTGGCTTTACAGGAACGTACAAAGGAAAGCGTGTATCCGTACAAGGGTCAGGCATGGGTGTGCCTTCGATCGGTATCTATGTCAATGAGCTTATCTCCGAATATGGTGTGAAAAATCTGTTCCGTGTCGGCACCTGCGGCGCAATGCAGCAGAATGTACGTGTTCGTGATGTAATTTTGGCACAGGCTGCTTGTACGGATTCAGGAATGAACCGCCATCATTTCCAAGGTTACGATTTCTCACCGATTGCGAGCTTCCCGCTGTTGAAAGCAGCTTACGAGCGTGGTGTTGAAAAGGGTCTGAATATGCATGTGGGCAACGTGTTTACTTCCGACGTGTTTTATCGTGAAGACAAATCAGCTGTTCAAAAGCTGATGGATCACGGGGTTCTGGGTGTAGAGATGGAGACGACGGCCTTGTATACAATTGCAGCGAGAAAAGGTGTAAACGCCCTGACGATTCTGACGGTAAGCGACCATCTCCTGACCGGGGAAGAAACGACATCGGAAGAGCGTCAGACGACCTTTAACGACATGATGGAAGTGGCTTTGGATACAGCAATTTCGCTTTAA
- a CDS encoding pyrimidine-nucleoside phosphorylase encodes MRMVDLIAKKRDGKELTTEEINFFIGGYTKGEIPDYQVSAMGMAIFFKDMTDRERADLTMAMVNSGETIDLSAIEGIKVDKHSTGGVGDTTTLVLAPLVAALDIPVAKMSGRGLGHTGGTIDKLESIEGFHVEISKDEFVNLVNKHKIAVIGQTGNLTPADKKLYALRDVTATVDSIPLIASSIMSKKIAAGSDAIVLDVKTGAGAFMKTVEDARELAHAMVSIGNNVGRKTMAVISDMSQPLGVAIGNSLEVQEAIDTLRGEGPKDLEELCLALGRQMVFLANKAESLEEAEEKLKEVMRNGKALEKFKEFIANQGGDASVVDNPEKLPQAKYKIDLPALEDGMVAELVADEIGTAAMLLGAGRATKESEIDLAVGLMLNKKIGDTVKKGDSLVTIHANRENVDDVKEKLYANIRISDHAEAPVLVHDIVTE; translated from the coding sequence ATGAGAATGGTTGATTTGATTGCGAAGAAACGCGACGGCAAGGAACTGACAACAGAAGAAATCAATTTCTTTATCGGCGGATACACCAAGGGCGAGATTCCTGATTATCAGGTCAGTGCGATGGGTATGGCTATCTTCTTCAAAGATATGACAGACCGTGAGCGTGCAGATTTGACGATGGCTATGGTGAACTCTGGTGAGACGATCGACCTGTCTGCGATTGAAGGCATCAAGGTCGATAAGCACTCTACTGGCGGCGTAGGCGATACGACCACACTCGTACTGGCACCTCTCGTAGCTGCGCTCGATATTCCGGTAGCGAAGATGTCCGGACGTGGTCTCGGCCACACCGGCGGAACGATTGATAAACTGGAATCCATTGAAGGCTTCCATGTGGAGATTAGCAAAGATGAGTTTGTTAACCTCGTTAATAAACATAAAATTGCTGTTATCGGTCAGACGGGTAACCTGACTCCTGCTGACAAAAAGCTGTACGCACTGCGCGATGTTACCGCAACCGTTGATTCCATTCCGTTGATTGCAAGCTCTATCATGAGTAAGAAGATTGCAGCTGGATCCGATGCTATTGTACTTGATGTAAAGACTGGTGCAGGTGCATTTATGAAAACGGTGGAAGATGCGAGGGAACTGGCACATGCGATGGTTAGCATCGGTAACAATGTCGGCCGTAAGACGATGGCGGTTATTTCTGATATGAGCCAGCCGCTTGGGGTGGCTATCGGTAACTCTCTGGAGGTGCAGGAAGCTATCGATACACTTCGAGGCGAAGGACCGAAGGATCTGGAAGAGTTGTGTCTTGCATTGGGAAGACAAATGGTATTCCTGGCGAACAAAGCAGAATCACTGGAAGAAGCCGAAGAGAAGCTGAAGGAAGTTATGCGTAACGGTAAGGCTCTTGAGAAATTCAAGGAGTTCATCGCAAACCAGGGTGGAGACGCCTCCGTTGTGGATAACCCTGAAAAGCTGCCACAAGCGAAGTACAAAATCGATCTTCCTGCACTTGAAGACGGTATGGTCGCCGAGCTCGTTGCCGATGAAATCGGAACAGCTGCTATGCTGCTCGGAGCAGGCCGCGCAACGAAGGAATCAGAAATCGATCTGGCTGTCGGCTTGATGCTGAACAAGAAGATTGGTGACACTGTGAAAAAAGGTGATTCCTTGGTGACGATTCACGCCAACCGTGAAAACGTGGATGATGTAAAAGAAAAGCTGTATGCAAACATCCGCATCTCAGATCACGCAGAAGCTCCTGTGTTGGTGCATGATATTGTAACTGAATAG
- a CDS encoding MraY family glycosyltransferase, with product MLYVSAFVVSILLVLLLIPPFRKLAVKIDFVDKPRPDSERKIHREPIPLTAGIAIFLGFFITYFVFIGSITKEAVGIFLGSILILGIGLVDDWYKTNGKELASLPKLIVQVCAAIIVYSSGIAFEGFNNPFNGQYINLPEWLQLVLTILWIFGVTTVINFSDGIDGLAGGLSAISGGTLFVVALTMGRGDSALLAVILVGAALAYLRYNKPPARVFMGDAGATFLGFILGIIALDGAFKGATLASLFVPIFALGVPIFDNIIVVIRRLRESKPIYQADASQAHYRLLATGLNQKQTLIFLCLLNLCFGLTAIILAINGAGV from the coding sequence ATGCTCTATGTATCAGCGTTTGTCGTTTCTATACTGCTAGTGCTTCTACTGATTCCGCCGTTTCGCAAGCTTGCCGTCAAAATCGACTTTGTTGATAAGCCAAGGCCCGACAGTGAACGTAAAATTCACCGTGAACCTATTCCGCTTACCGCAGGTATAGCGATTTTCCTTGGATTTTTTATTACATATTTTGTGTTCATAGGCTCAATTACGAAAGAAGCCGTCGGGATTTTTCTCGGTAGTATACTAATATTAGGGATCGGCCTTGTGGATGATTGGTATAAAACCAATGGCAAGGAGCTGGCTTCACTGCCGAAGTTGATTGTTCAGGTGTGCGCAGCAATTATCGTGTACAGTTCCGGTATTGCATTTGAGGGATTTAACAATCCGTTCAACGGCCAGTACATCAATTTGCCGGAATGGCTGCAGCTTGTGCTTACAATTCTGTGGATTTTCGGCGTTACCACCGTCATCAATTTTTCGGATGGCATCGACGGTTTGGCTGGCGGGCTCTCGGCTATCTCGGGAGGAACCTTGTTCGTGGTCGCCTTGACGATGGGAAGAGGGGATTCGGCACTGCTTGCCGTCATACTGGTGGGTGCGGCTCTAGCGTATTTGCGATATAACAAACCACCGGCCAGAGTGTTTATGGGTGATGCGGGGGCGACGTTCCTTGGCTTTATTCTCGGCATTATCGCTTTGGACGGAGCTTTTAAGGGTGCTACGCTTGCCTCACTGTTCGTTCCGATCTTCGCTCTGGGTGTACCCATATTCGACAACATTATTGTGGTCATCCGTAGACTGCGTGAGTCTAAACCGATCTACCAAGCGGACGCGTCTCAGGCACATTACCGGCTGCTTGCGACAGGATTGAACCAGAAGCAGACACTCATCTTTCTGTGTTTACTGAATCTGTGTTTTGGTCTGACGGCGATTATCCTTGCCATTAACGGAGCTGGAGTGTAG
- a CDS encoding serine hydrolase domain-containing protein, with translation MLLLNSVVFTPSVDAESNQNHMDTAKIDQFMESAMERLNIPGASLGIVKGDQAVYLKGYGISGPDKSPVTSQTPFVLGSTSKSITATAIMQLVEEGKIHLETPVQHYLPWFQLADKEASSKITVKHLLHQTSGIFTRDGRVSLTKGNKSIEEHIRSLHKTQLTKPVGSEYQYSNLNYDILSGIVQAISGQSYEQYVRTNIFDPLDMKHSYTSPNDAAKGGLATGYQPVFGYMTPTKQLNHKGTIASGYLISSTEDMSNFLISQMNRGYFKDKSILSEESMKQMHQPSSSAVDGPSYAMGWSVNDNVIFHDGATENTYSFMAMDGEYGYVLLVNAMDYLVSYESLIAGVRGIVHGEELTQDDVPSAMNTYLVADLIALVALVFVIYSIYRLFKRRDKVRITGSRVFIQVLLMLVFYFTLPIAVLIYMSTIAPWPVIELFLPGLGHLLFTLSILLLIIGGTKTILLIRSRVT, from the coding sequence ATGTTGTTATTGAATTCGGTTGTCTTCACACCGTCAGTTGATGCTGAATCGAATCAAAATCATATGGATACCGCAAAAATTGATCAATTCATGGAGTCTGCGATGGAACGACTCAACATTCCGGGTGCTTCCCTGGGAATTGTCAAAGGCGATCAGGCCGTCTATCTAAAAGGTTACGGGATCTCTGGTCCTGATAAATCGCCCGTCACGTCCCAAACTCCTTTTGTGCTGGGCTCCACAAGCAAATCAATTACGGCGACTGCTATCATGCAACTGGTGGAGGAAGGAAAGATACACCTAGAGACACCGGTACAGCATTATTTGCCCTGGTTTCAATTGGCTGATAAAGAAGCTTCAAGCAAAATAACTGTCAAGCATTTGCTTCATCAAACAAGCGGTATCTTTACTCGTGATGGTCGGGTCAGTTTGACAAAAGGTAATAAGTCTATAGAGGAACATATAAGAAGTTTACATAAGACACAGCTTACCAAGCCTGTAGGATCTGAATATCAATATTCCAATTTAAACTATGATATTCTCAGTGGAATTGTTCAAGCTATATCCGGGCAATCTTACGAACAGTATGTACGGACGAACATTTTTGATCCATTGGATATGAAGCATAGCTACACCTCACCCAATGATGCAGCTAAGGGTGGTCTGGCGACAGGTTATCAGCCTGTATTTGGATATATGACACCGACCAAACAGCTGAACCATAAGGGGACTATTGCTTCGGGCTATTTGATTTCAAGTACAGAGGACATGTCCAATTTTTTAATTTCTCAGATGAACCGCGGATATTTTAAAGACAAATCGATTTTGTCTGAAGAGAGTATGAAGCAGATGCATCAGCCTTCTTCATCTGCTGTGGACGGCCCATCTTACGCCATGGGTTGGAGCGTTAACGACAATGTGATATTTCATGACGGTGCCACGGAAAACACATATTCTTTTATGGCTATGGATGGGGAGTATGGGTACGTCCTTCTTGTTAATGCAATGGATTACCTCGTCTCCTATGAAAGTCTGATTGCCGGAGTTAGAGGTATAGTTCATGGTGAAGAACTTACACAGGATGATGTTCCCAGTGCAATGAATACGTATCTGGTGGCTGATCTTATCGCCTTAGTGGCGTTGGTATTTGTCATTTACTCAATCTACCGTTTATTTAAACGGAGAGACAAAGTACGGATTACAGGTTCTCGCGTTTTCATTCAAGTCTTATTGATGCTTGTATTTTATTTCACGCTTCCTATCGCCGTATTAATCTATATGAGTACAATAGCCCCTTGGCCGGTCATTGAGTTGTTCCTGCCTGGATTGGGACACCTGCTCTTCACTCTTTCCATACTTTTACTGATTATCGGTGGGACCAAGACAATTCTACTTATTCGCAGCCGTGTAACATAG
- a CDS encoding BadF/BadG/BcrA/BcrD ATPase family protein: MDIFLGVDGGGTKTEAAAIDSHGKVLSRYSGSSTNPYVVTFDGAMQELSNVLNRVVEPLSLSLSDVAIKGICLGMSGVSTSEEKDNVISFLRSYQQQHDHSFPISITTEAEISLMASLEREYGILVISGTGSNTYGITQKGKRYRVGGWGHILGDEGSGYQIGLLTLKTVIKSLEGMLPATLMSQRITDAYNFGHISELKSYVYQSSIGRNDIAAFARYCVEAAKDGDDLAQGILRDQAVELAETTTALIGRDSELTETEVVCTGSIFNHSAIFRDAFRETLLSRFPGLSFMEGKNDLTPADGAALLSRKLYSEKV; the protein is encoded by the coding sequence ATGGATATTTTTTTAGGTGTTGACGGAGGCGGTACTAAAACGGAAGCGGCCGCCATAGACAGCCATGGTAAAGTATTATCTCGATACTCGGGAAGCTCCACCAATCCGTATGTCGTCACTTTTGATGGTGCCATGCAGGAGCTTTCGAATGTTCTTAACCGTGTGGTAGAGCCTTTATCCTTATCCTTGTCTGATGTAGCAATCAAAGGTATATGTTTGGGTATGTCGGGTGTAAGTACGTCGGAAGAAAAGGATAACGTCATTTCCTTTCTCCGATCTTATCAGCAGCAGCATGACCACTCATTTCCCATATCGATCACAACCGAGGCAGAAATATCATTAATGGCTTCACTGGAACGGGAGTATGGCATTTTGGTCATTTCAGGAACCGGATCCAATACATATGGAATTACCCAAAAAGGTAAGCGCTACCGCGTCGGTGGCTGGGGCCATATTCTCGGCGACGAAGGCAGCGGCTACCAGATCGGTCTTCTTACCCTGAAGACGGTAATCAAGAGTCTTGAAGGTATGCTGCCGGCTACGTTAATGTCCCAGCGTATTACGGATGCTTATAACTTCGGACATATTTCAGAACTGAAATCCTATGTCTATCAGTCTTCTATTGGAAGAAATGACATTGCTGCTTTTGCCCGCTATTGCGTGGAGGCTGCGAAGGACGGCGATGATCTGGCCCAAGGCATTTTGAGGGATCAAGCGGTAGAACTTGCGGAAACCACGACGGCCCTGATCGGGCGGGACTCGGAGCTTACAGAGACCGAGGTCGTCTGTACTGGCTCTATATTCAACCATTCCGCTATTTTCCGTGATGCCTTTCGTGAAACTCTGTTAAGCCGCTTCCCCGGCTTGTCTTTCATGGAAGGAAAAAATGATCTTACACCGGCAGATGGTGCAGCTTTATTATCCAGAAAGCTATACTCAGAAAAAGTTTGA